A genome region from Oryzias melastigma strain HK-1 linkage group LG12, ASM292280v2, whole genome shotgun sequence includes the following:
- the noc4l gene encoding nucleolar complex protein 4 homolog, which yields MAPSKKRNVNPRNTSERGSKAAKVDLESVVDRILESRKHANDVFDILESLQSEKERDVVSAVDACCRLFSTLLERKDLFVGKLPAEDEALSGEYSAEDKCRIFMRHRYNACVEILLEHLNHEEFGVKESALCCLMKFAARQGQHPLEDLDWSEHHSFPWELMLAVVENLTSKSTDNTLLISRFQEFLEMDDVRYYVMSALRESVGKVMDKNKGTVLPVYQNNVFTLMSSINMPSQQSELTNFMVKQEAKLENWKAAKLNEHKRAFEKMWLSFLKYKLPSNIYKKLLVILHDSILPHMSKPTLMIDFLTAAYEVGGAISLLALNGLFVLIHQHNLDYPDFYKKLYNLLEPTVFHVKYRARFFHLANLFLSSSHLPLYLVAAFAKRLARLALTAPPTGLLIVLPFIYNLIRRHPSCRVLLHKPSTEDEPVEDPYLMDEEDPAQCRALESSLWEIKTLQKHYHPDVVKAAMMINTPLSEQEEDISEVLELTTYELMERDLKQPQDKKSIPLEFETATQLLKGGGDVLAHHFCLLADE from the exons ATGGCGCCTTCCAAAAAGCGCAACGTGAATCCGCGAAATACATCAGAAAGAGGCTCTAAAGCAGCCAAAGTCGACCTGGAGAGTGTCGTGGATCGCATACTGGAAAGCAGAAAACACGCGAACGACGTTTTTGACATCCTCGAGTCTCTGCAG TCAGAAAAAGAGAGGGATGTTGTCAGTGCCGTGGACGCGTGCTGCAGGCTGTTTTCCACCTTGTTGGAGAGGAAAGATCTGTTTGTGGGGAAACTTCCTGCAGAAGATGAAGCTTTGAGTG GAGAGTACAGCGCTGAGGACAAGTGTCGGATCTTCATGCGACATCGCTACAACGCCTGTGTGGAGATCCTGCTGGAGCATCTAAACCACGAAGAGTTTGGAGTCAAA GAAAGTGCCTTGTGCTGCTTAATGAAGTTTGCAGCCAGACAAGGTCAGCATCCTCTAGAAGACTTGGACTGGAGTGAACATCACAGCTTTCCATGGGAGCTAATGCTG GCGGTGGTGGAGAACCTCACGTCTAAGAGCACCGACAACACTCTGCTGATCTCCAGGTTCCAGGAGTTCCTGGAGATGGATGACGTTCGCTACTACGTCATGAGCGCCCTGCGGGAGTCTGTGGGGAAAGTCATGGACAAAAACAAAGGG ACCGTACTTCCTGTGTATCAGAACAACGTCTTCACCCTGATGTCCAGCATAAATATGCCGAGTCAGCAGTCGGAGTTGACCAACTTTATGGTCAAGCAGGAAG ctaaACTGGAGAATTGGAAAGCTGCAAAACTCAAT GAGCACAAGCGAGCGTTTGAGAAGATGTGGCTCAGCTTCCTCAAGTATAAG TTGCCAAGCAACATTTATAAGAAACTCTTGGTGATCCTCCATGACTCTATTTTGCCGCACATGAGcaaacccactctgatgatcGACTTTTTGACCGCTGCCTATGAAGTCG GCGGCGCCATCAGTCTGCTGGCCCTTAACGGCCTGTTTGTCCTCATTCATCAGCACAACCT GGATTATCCAGATTTCTATAAAAAACTGTACAATCTTCTGGAGCCGACAGTTTTCCACGTGAAGTACAGAGCGCGCTTTTTCCATCTCGCTAATTTGTTTCTCAGCTCCAG TCATCTGCCGCTCTACCTGGTGGCCGCATTCGCCAAACGCCTGGCTCGTCTGGCTCTCACGGCTCCGCCCACGGGCCTCCTCATAGTGCTGCCCTTCATCTACAACCTGATCCGACGCCACCCGTCCTGCAGGGTCCTCCTTCACAAGCCCAGCACAGAGGACG AGCCTGTTGAGGATCCGTATTTGATGGATGAGGAGGACCCTGCTCAGTGCCGAGCCTTAGAGAGCAGCTTGTGGGAAATAAAG ACACTACAGAAGCACTACCATCCAGATGTGGTCAAAGCTGCCATGATGATCAACACGCCCTTatcagagcaggaggaggacatCAGTGAAGTGCTGGAGTTAACAACGTATGAG TTGATGGAGAGAGATTTGAAGCAGCCTCAGGACAAGAAGAGCATCCCCCTGGAGTTTGAAACCGCCACACAGCTCCTGAAAGGAGGCGGCGATGTGTTAGCACATCACTTCTGTCTGCTTGCAGATGAATAA
- the pus1 gene encoding tRNA pseudouridine synthase A, protein MLKVRILFSALIDCRQTLDRNGALFKFMCTMSEAPTDQQTAKLLKRTNEQSGESAEGDNKRLKVDQEQTENERKYPKKKVALLLAYSGKGYYGMQRNPGNSQFRTIEDDLVSALVKSGCIPGNHGDEMKKMSFQRCARTDKGVSAAGQVVSLKLWLIEDIVEKINEHLPPQIRVLGLKRVTQGFNSKNNCDARTYSYMLPTVAFSPKDYDAGNVSSFRLETETLQRVNRLFSLYKGTHNFHNFTSQKAPNDPSARRYITEMSCGEPFIRNDHEFAVINVRGQSFMLHQIRKMIGLVIAVIKGYAQEKVIERSWKEEKVDVPKAPGLGLVLEMVHFDRYNKRFGGDGLHERLEWDHEADAIKAFKEAYIYPTIVETEIEEGSMVSWMSTLPIHDFEATAAETRNSNDQKQLIEEEGNNSD, encoded by the exons ATGCTTAAAGTCCGAATACTGTTCAGTGCCTTGATTGACTGCAGACAGACTCTAGACCGGAACG GTGctctttttaagtttatgtGCACAATGAGTGAAGCTCCTACAGACCAGCAGACAGCTAAGCTGCTGAAAAGGACCAACGAGCAGAGTGGAGAGTCTGCAGAAGGAGACAACAAAAGACTTAAAGTTGATcaagaacaaacagaaaatgaaaggaaatatCCAAAGAAAAAAGTGGCTTTACTCCTTGCTTACTCTGGGAAGGGATATTACGGGATGCAG AGAAACCCTGGAAACTCCCAGTTCAGGACCATCGAAGATGACCTGGTTTCTGCTCTCGTCAAATCTGGTTGCATTCCTGGTAACCATGGTGATGAGATGAAGAAAATGTCCTTTCAGAGATGTGCCAGGACAGACAAG ggcGTGTCTGCTGCGGGACAAGTGGTTTCCCTTAAATTGTGGCTGATTGAAGACATTGTTGAAAAAATTAATGAACATTTGCCACCACAGATCAGGGTACTTG GGCTTAAACGTGTGACCCAGGGTTTCAACTCCAAAAACAACTGTGATGCTCGAACCTACTCCTATATGCTTCCGACTGTGGCCTTTTCTCCGAAGGACTACGACGCAGGAAATGTGTCATCCTTTCGCCTGGAAACAGAGACTCTTCAGAGGGTGAACCGGCTTTTTTCCCTTTACAAAGGCACTCATAACTTCCACAACTTCACCTCCCAGAAAGCTCCAAACGACCCGAGTGCCCGCCGCTACATCACCGAGATGTCCTGCGGAGAACCTTTCATCCGCAACGACCACGAGTTTGCTGTGATAAATGTGCGAGGTCAGAGCTTCATGCTGCACCAAATCCGGAAGATGATCGGCTTGGTGATTGCAGTGATCAAGGGCTATGCGCAGGAGAAGGTGATAGAGAGGAGCTGGAAGGAGGAAAAGGTAGATGTCCCGAAAGCTCCAGGACTCGGTCTGGTTCTTGAAATGGTTCACTTTGACCGTTACAACAAGCGCTTCGGAGGGGACGGCTTACACGAGCGTCTGGAGTGGGATCACGAGGCGGACGCGATCAAAGCCTTTAAGGAAGCTTATATCTACCCCACAATTGTTGAGACCGAGATTGAGGAGGGCTCCATGGTCAGCTGGATGTCCACACTCCCAATCCATGACTTCGAAGCCACAGCTGCCGAAACACGCAACAGTAATGATCAAAAACAG ctcATTGAAGAGGAGGGAAACAACTCTGATTAg